From the genome of Halobacteriovorax marinus SJ:
CTCTTAGATCCTTTTGCCGCTTTCTATCTACAAGAAAGTTCTGTAGACTTTATACAAGACTTAGTAAATGACGTTGAAGGTTTTGTGATTACAAATCACCTTCAAAAGAAGTACGCAGGAAAGTTTTGGAGAAAGGCTCCAGAGAAAACTCCTCCTCTACTTCAAAAGTAGAAATATGGACTATAGATATTTAAAAGCATTTCTCTATACTGCTGAATACGCCAGTTTTTCTAAAGCTGCGCAGAAACTTAAAATCGCTCAATCAGCAGTAAGCCGACAAATAAAACTCCTAGAAGAGTCACTTGATGAAGAACTCATTATGAGATCATCTAAGAAAGTTCTCCTTACAACAAAGGGAAAAGAACTCTATCTTGTGGCCAAGCAATTTGATGAGATGACTGATGAGATATTTCAAAAAGAAGAGAAGAAACCTCTTCGTATTGGAATTTTAAATGGTCTCTTGAAAAATTGGTTTACTCCTTATCTAACAAAGTATTGCAAGAAGTACTCTAGAGAGCTCTCTATCCATATTGAAGATCAGCCTCAACTTAAGGCCGGAATAGAAGATGGTCGCTATGATATTACTTTCTCAACTGACAATCTTCAGTCAGAATTAGTTTCTTCGCTAAAACTCTTTAGAGAGAAATTAGTTCTTATTTCTAAGGAAGAAATTGAACTAACTCGTCTTGAGCAATATAGATGGATTGTTTTTAGTCATGGAGATAATCTCTACAAAATAAGCAAGAAGCCAAGCGATACAATTATCACAGTGGATTCAATTGATACTATTTTAAATCTCGTAAAGAATAATTTGGGAATTGCAGTTGTGCCTGACCACGTTCTTAAGAAGAGTGAAAATCTTCAAATTTATAATCTCAAGTCGCTTCCAAATTCTGATATCTACATGACGACTTTAAATTATAAGCATATGCCTGCTCATATACGAGAGATGACAACGATCATCTCTGCCAAGTAATTTATTGCTCGACAGAGAAGAGGTACTCACTACCTCTATAGATTTGCCAAACTTTAGTTCCGTAATCTTCTCCAAGACAATACTCTAAATCTTGCCCCGCTAAGATTGAATCTAGTGCCGCAAGAGCTTCACTAAAAGGAAGTTCCTCATCTGGAAAGTATCCTCTAAATCCTCTAATCGCCTTTCTGATAAGAGTCATAGCCTCATCATATGAACGCATTTCACAGTTTAGAGAATCTTTCCCTAAGAATTCTTCAAAGTTTAAAGTCATCGCTTGATCGTAATCCCATCTTGCGGACTCAAGGGCCCAAGAAACTTCTTCAATCGCCCTATTAGACTTTACAGGGTTCTTTGCAAAGATAGATACAGATGAAATCAAGAATAAGAGGATAATTAAATTCTTCACGGTATTAATCCCAGCGGTTATAGATGATATTAATATTTTCCATCATGTCTTTTGATATAAGAAAATATCCATCTCTATTTTCTACGTAACAAACTTTTGAATATGGAACACCCTTTGCCACTTCACTACACTTAACTTCTTTAGCGACCTTACCTTTAAGTTGATCGCAACCAAGGTTGTCGTAGAGTTTTGTAATTGCTTGGGCAGCAAATTTACTTCCCTCAAGCTCAAAGTCTGCTTCAACATCAAACTCACCTAATCTATAGGCCTTACTATCTGCTGAGTAACTATCAGTTAAAACTTCAGAGCAGTCATAAGATGCACCAGCATATTGAATTGATAAAAGAATTAAAAAAGTCGAAATAATTAATTTCATAGGTCACCTCACTGTTTAACTATATTTGGACCAACTTGTTCGATGAGGTGAATATAGGATAATGCTGAGGCTTTTTAAATAATATTAGTCGTATAGTCCACATCTAATTATTAGATAACAAAATAACCGCGTCACAGATAATTCGATGTTAAAACTTGTAAGATGTATTAGTCAGACTAACTCTTCACTAGAAGTGGACAGAATAAGCTCACCCTTTTCAACTTTTTCTCTTACTACTTGCATTATTCTAGCGATACTCTCCTCAACTTCACTCACTGGACGCACTGGCCCATTCAAAGTTTGAAGAATTTCCTCCTTAATGGATGAAGAGACATTACTTAGAATAAATTGCTGTAATTCTTTTGAACCCATGCGAAGGCCTAGAGCGAGATCATAGATTTTAATCTCTCTGAGTAGCTCGGCCAGCATTTTCACGGTCATTAATTTTAGATCTTCAAAAGTAATTAAGTTCTTTCGAAGAAGCTCTGCTGTTTGAGGATCTTTGCTAGCGATATCTTTAAGAATTCTCTCTCTTTCAGACATAGAGAGAGCACTCAATATCTTTGCGGCCTCTCTCACTCCACCTTTAAAAAGCATAGTCTTCTCCTAGAAGTGCTTTTCACCTTCTACTAGATAATTCTTTACGTAATCTTCAACACCATCCTCAAGAGTCGTAAACTTAAAGTGAGGTAAGAACTCTTTAAACTTAGTCATATCTGCTTGAGTATAATATTGGTATTGATTTCTAAAGCGCATAGGCATATCGATAAATTCAATATTCTCTTCCTTGCCCATGGCCTTGAAAGTTGCCTTCATTAGGTCGAGAAAGCTTCTCGCACTTCCGGTTCCTAAATTATAGATACCAGAGAAGTTGGCCGAACTAGGATTCATCATTTCAATCATGGCCCTAGCAATATCTTTTACATAAATGAAGTCTCGAAGTTGTTTGCCATCTTCGTAGCCCTCGCGGTGAGACTTAAAGAGTTGTACTTTTCCAGACTCAAGAATTTGACCATAGGCCTTGTGAACTAACGATCTCATATCACCTTTATGATATTCATTTGGTCCATAGACATTGAAGAACTTTAGACCAAACCACTGCGTTGGCTTTTGAGGCTGCTTTAAAATCCATTCATCTACTAATTGCTTAGAGTAACCGTAGCGATTGAGTGGACTCAACTCAGATATTTTAGAGTGCTCGTCACTATACCCTTTTTCTCCATCCCCATAAGTAGCGGCAGAAGAAGCATAGACAAAAGGAATGTCATGTTGAGTGGCCAATTCAAATAAGGCCCTTGAATAGTCCACGTTATTTCTCATTAGATAATCCATATCTAATTCAGTTGTGGCAGAACATGCACCAATATGAAAAATAAAACTCACAGAGTTCATCACATCGTCAGCAA
Proteins encoded in this window:
- a CDS encoding LysR family transcriptional regulator; protein product: MDYRYLKAFLYTAEYASFSKAAQKLKIAQSAVSRQIKLLEESLDEELIMRSSKKVLLTTKGKELYLVAKQFDEMTDEIFQKEEKKPLRIGILNGLLKNWFTPYLTKYCKKYSRELSIHIEDQPQLKAGIEDGRYDITFSTDNLQSELVSSLKLFREKLVLISKEEIELTRLEQYRWIVFSHGDNLYKISKKPSDTIITVDSIDTILNLVKNNLGIAVVPDHVLKKSENLQIYNLKSLPNSDIYMTTLNYKHMPAHIREMTTIISAK
- a CDS encoding FliG C-terminal domain-containing protein, whose translation is MLFKGGVREAAKILSALSMSERERILKDIASKDPQTAELLRKNLITFEDLKLMTVKMLAELLREIKIYDLALGLRMGSKELQQFILSNVSSSIKEEILQTLNGPVRPVSEVEESIARIMQVVREKVEKGELILSTSSEELV
- the rfaD gene encoding ADP-glyceromanno-heptose 6-epimerase, encoding MILVTGGAGFIGSVLVKELNLLGREDIIIVDRLAESQKWANLVGLKYQEYFQCDEFLTNFADDVMNSVSFIFHIGACSATTELDMDYLMRNNVDYSRALFELATQHDIPFVYASSAATYGDGEKGYSDEHSKISELSPLNRYGYSKQLVDEWILKQPQKPTQWFGLKFFNVYGPNEYHKGDMRSLVHKAYGQILESGKVQLFKSHREGYEDGKQLRDFIYVKDIARAMIEMMNPSSANFSGIYNLGTGSARSFLDLMKATFKAMGKEENIEFIDMPMRFRNQYQYYTQADMTKFKEFLPHFKFTTLEDGVEDYVKNYLVEGEKHF